A stretch of the Denticeps clupeoides chromosome 6, fDenClu1.1, whole genome shotgun sequence genome encodes the following:
- the LOC114792870 gene encoding cytoskeleton-associated protein 2 codes for MDTLKRGNKENKCPKTGPKNVSSVMRKKKDGLQTDLLQPKNGQKQSDLPKKKPSGQEVARPGVEVVPKERKTLTQAFRTQQSTRHAKLVAEAPKPTSTAPPKPLPGTYKGRIIQSKIACCWKPSDVLMTQINTNPPNLKNNVNKSKSMSDLTFKSSNVPSRNQGHRPKSVSETPCHTIRTVHGQTVQQGGSKTVKHSVTFQLSATSSAPLSKPKMGPVARPITRKIPAPARTKEPTHGNKPKPIVPAREKKSVKPITSIQSQYRVSVESADERRAKLAEWLAAKGKVLKRPPISEQLPTQRSSMKSRVNQDHASVPKTTAAHGADVQHVPEGRPENDQALGEKLSCPNHTPSLATSHDDESDEMEDVVRNLCNALEAMEIPSTCNNQAICEEEEDSANKDYRQDDMTKMENGPKECSESETDADENNKTEFDDHTQSEDESDYADEMCHSPVEGAGASVVKYSVKTTPFLQSVKKRIEGEVGLGSGSRRKSSIKDLKFLTPVRRSSRIQRKLSRLPDMLTDHDPCISSLAELVQLDEEANAYIYRKNPALLDDLPDQPRDLERL; via the exons ATGGATACTTTAAAAAGG GGCAACAAAGAGAATAAATGCCCTAAAACGGGTCCAAAAAATGTCAGCAGTGTgatgaggaaaaagaaagatggGCTTCAAACTGACCTGTTGCAGCCAAAGAATGGGCAGAAGCAGTCAGACCTGCCAAAGAAGAAACCAAGTGGCCAGGAAGTGGCAAGACCAGGTGTGGAAGTTGTCCCCAAGGAGCGTAAAACGTTAACCCAAGCTTTCCGGACCCAACAATCCACCAGGCATGCAAAGCTGGTTGCAGAGGCTCCAAAGCCCACTTCCACAGCACCCCCCAAACCTCTTCCTGGCACATACAAGGGTAGGATCATACAGTCCAAAATAGCCTGCTGCTGGAAGCCCAGTGACGTTCTGATGACTCAAATAAACACCAATCCACCTAACCTGAAGAATAATGTTAACAAGTCCAAGTCTATGTCAGATTTAACTTTTAAATCTTCAAACGTTCCTTCTAGGAATCAAGGACATAGACCCAAGTCAGTCAGTGAAACACCTTGTCATACAATCAGGACTGTCCATGGCCAGACCGTTCAGCAAGGTGGTTCCAAGACTGTTAAGCATTCAGTAACCTTTCAGCTTTCAGCCACCTCCTCAGCTCCACTTTCTAAACCCAAAATGGGACCGGTGGCTCGTCCCATAACCAGAAAAATTCCTGCTCCTGCAAGGACCAAGGAGCCAACTCAtggaaacaaaccaaaaccaatTGTCCCTGCAAGAGAGAAAAAGTCAGTTAAACCTATTACAAGCATCCAGAGTCAATACAGGGTTTCTGTGGAAAGTGCTGATGAAAGAAG AGCTAAGCTTGCAGAGTGGTTGGCAGCAAAGGGTAAGGTTCTGAAAAGACCACCAATTTCTGAACAACTCCCAACCCAAAGAAGCAGCATGAAGTCCAGAGTTAACCAAGACCATGCATCAGTTCCCAAGACTACTGCAGCTCATGGTGCTGATGTGCAGCATGTACCCGAAGGACGGCCTGAAAATGACCAGGCCTTGGGAGAGAAATTGTCATGTCCGAATCATACACCCAGTTTGGCTACTAGCCACGACGATGAGTCAGACGAAATGGAAGAT gtggTTCGGAATCTATGCAATGCACTAGAAGCCATGGAGATTCCTTCAACTTGTAACA ATCAAGCAATAtgtgaggaagaagaggattCCGCAAATAAAGATTACCGTCAAGATGATATGACAAAGATGGAAAACGGTCCAAAGGAGTGTTCTGAATCAGAGACTGATGCTGATGAAAAtaacaaaactgaatttgatgACCACACGCAAAGTGAAGACGAAAGTGACTATGCTGATGAAATGTGCCATTCACCAGTAGAAGGGGCAGGTGCTTCAGTGGTGAAATACAGTGTGAAGACAACTCCATTTCTCCAGAG tgtAAAGAAAAGAATTGAGGGTGAGGTTGGTCTAGGCAGTGGTTCAAGACGCAAGAGCTCAATCAAGGATCTGAAGTTCCTGACACCTGTGAGACGCTCTTCTCGCATCCAACGCAAATTGTCACGCCTGCCCGACATGCTGACAGACCATGATCCCTGCATCTCCTCACTAGCTGAGCTGGTGCAGCTGGATGAAGAAGCCAATGCCTATATCTATAGAAAGAACCCTGCCTTGCTTGATGATCTGCCCGACCAGCCCAGAGACTTGGAAAGGTTATGA